In Paenibacillus algicola, a genomic segment contains:
- a CDS encoding outer spore coat protein CotE produces the protein MSLSSKHQCREIITKAICGKGRKFSTVTHTVTPPNNPTSILGAWIIQHQYEAVAAGDGIEVVGTYDLNIWYSYDKNSQTDVAKETVSYVERVPLSYLDPKHRSSTVEVSAEATQEPSCVEASVSSNGKSVILRVEREYSVELVAETKVLVLVGQASDLEDKEFEFAGGDSGDSDYEDLEFDDLEDEL, from the coding sequence ATGTCATTGAGCAGTAAACACCAATGTAGAGAAATTATCACCAAGGCGATCTGCGGCAAAGGGCGCAAATTCTCTACCGTAACACATACCGTGACTCCGCCCAATAATCCAACCAGTATTTTAGGGGCCTGGATTATACAGCATCAGTATGAGGCGGTGGCCGCCGGAGACGGAATCGAGGTTGTAGGTACTTATGATTTGAACATCTGGTATTCCTATGACAAAAATTCGCAGACCGATGTGGCCAAAGAAACGGTGTCGTATGTAGAGCGCGTGCCTCTCTCTTATCTGGATCCCAAGCACCGTTCCTCCACCGTAGAGGTATCGGCGGAAGCAACCCAGGAACCAAGCTGTGTGGAAGCCAGTGTATCCTCCAACGGGAAAAGCGTAATTCTGAGAGTGGAGAGAGAGTACTCCGTTGAGCTGGTCGCCGAAACCAAGGTGCTGGTGCTGGTGGGTCAAGCAAGTGATCTGGAGGACAAAGAGTTTGAATTTGCCGGGGGAGACAGCGGCGACAGCGATTATGAGGATCTGGAGTTTGACGATCTGGAGGATGAGCTGTAA
- a CDS encoding putative amidoligase domain-containing protein, which yields MKLDEVEWKGSSGNVEQPLQMSLEDIHHRLERSGIPSRIKGPLEGDALSMPSRYAASYLVTVYSLEDAEVCKLMASNAGYLQTPMQGMGHSGSSDGLHARLCRAAIRTLYVLGLERGEVTISLLPGRRYVVEHIARRSHSDNGKPRQDSSLKPQGPCAPVLLGMDPEFILVDREGRVADASQFLDRYGRAGCDAVRIGETVTYPLAELRPEPKAEPESLLLEMRRVFRDAWSLITDRTLEWRAGAMPADGYPLGGHLHFSGIPLSLEVLQCLDNYLSLPLAALEDPRGRSRRPRYGSLGDFRHQSHGGFEYRTPPSFLVSPLITRGVLHMAYLIAHYYSELNLRPLSYNEVHRAYYEGDRSVLSAWAVRLHQDYGKLKAYEAHRQCIDRLFQQIYSGKTWNESRDIRRLWNLPVLP from the coding sequence ATGAAGCTGGATGAGGTCGAATGGAAAGGCAGTTCCGGGAATGTGGAGCAGCCGCTCCAAATGAGTCTTGAAGACATTCATCATCGACTGGAGCGTTCCGGCATTCCAAGCCGGATCAAAGGTCCGCTGGAGGGAGATGCCTTGAGCATGCCGTCCAGGTATGCTGCCAGCTACCTGGTGACCGTTTATAGCCTGGAAGACGCAGAGGTCTGCAAGCTGATGGCTTCGAACGCCGGTTATTTGCAGACTCCAATGCAAGGTATGGGGCATTCCGGATCAAGTGATGGCCTCCACGCCCGGCTGTGCCGAGCCGCTATACGGACTCTGTACGTCTTGGGGCTGGAGCGCGGGGAGGTCACCATCTCTTTGCTGCCGGGGCGACGTTACGTTGTCGAGCACATCGCCCGGCGGTCTCATTCCGATAATGGTAAGCCGAGGCAAGACAGCAGCCTGAAGCCTCAAGGTCCCTGCGCCCCCGTCTTGTTGGGCATGGACCCGGAATTTATTCTGGTGGACCGGGAGGGGAGGGTGGCTGATGCCTCTCAATTTCTGGACCGGTATGGTCGGGCGGGCTGTGATGCAGTTCGGATTGGCGAGACCGTGACCTATCCGCTGGCGGAGCTTCGTCCTGAGCCTAAAGCGGAGCCGGAAAGTCTGCTGCTGGAGATGAGAAGGGTGTTCCGCGACGCATGGAGCTTGATCACGGACCGGACGCTGGAGTGGAGAGCGGGCGCCATGCCGGCAGACGGCTATCCGCTGGGCGGGCATCTGCATTTCAGCGGTATTCCTCTCTCGCTTGAGGTGCTGCAGTGCCTGGACAACTACCTTTCACTGCCTTTGGCCGCGCTTGAGGATCCGCGGGGACGCTCCCGCCGTCCGAGATATGGAAGCCTCGGCGATTTCCGTCACCAGAGCCATGGCGGCTTTGAATACCGGACACCCCCCAGCTTTCTCGTGTCTCCTCTGATTACGCGCGGGGTGCTCCACATGGCATATCTGATTGCCCACTATTATAGTGAGCTGAATCTTCGGCCGCTCTCCTATAACGAAGTGCACCGGGCTTATTACGAAGGTGACCGCAGCGTTCTATCTGCATGGGCTGTGCGGCTGCATCAGGATTATGGGAAGCTAAAGGCTTATGAGGCTCACCGGCAATGCATCGACCGATTGTTTCAGCAGATTTATTCCGGGAAAACCTGGAATGAATCGAGGGATATTCGCAGACTTTGGAATCTTCCGGTACTCCCGTGA
- the mutS gene encoding DNA mismatch repair protein MutS, whose translation MAKYTPMIEQYLGIKEQARDAFLFFRLGDFYEMFFDDAILASKELEITLTGREGGGGDKIPMCGVPFHSAEGYIVRLIEKGYKVAICEQMEDASVTKGMVRREIVRVVTPGTIMEGKTVAEKANNYMVCITSQDALMAIAACDLSTGELYVTSMPASEEWLRDEIGIYEPSEIIGDESLLSAVASSALPSGRPVLYTSWERRQDDLVSAQFGDSTWARLDQERQKCVSLLISYLNETQKRSMGQLTRISSYEPGQFMVLDPFTRRNLELVETVRERSKKGSLLWLLDRTETSMGARLLRRWIDKPLRSRSRIEERLEAVERLYQQYIVREDLRAALKEIYDLERLVGRIAFGSANGRDMNALKLSLQQIPALKELCQDSGSETLQRLAQSMDICGDLCALIGDAIADDPPVSLRDGGMIKPGYHERLDELREASRNGKQWIAELEARERAATGIKSLKIGFNKVFGYYIEVTKSNLSALPEGRYERKQTLANAERYVTPELKEKEGLILEAQDKMVDLEYALFTELREAVNAEIARLQKLAEQVAEMDVYQSLAAVSADQRYVKPELSDGYDMNIEAGRHPVVEAVMKDSAFISNGTSLQKDGSSILLITGPNMAGKSTYMRQVALFSIMAQIGCFVPAERAVLPLVDRIFTRIGAADDLIGGQSTFMVEMADIQVMTEKATPNSLIIIDELGRGTSTSEGMAIAQAVIEYVHDVIRCKALVSTHFHELAHLADSLDGLVNYSMAVQESGDQVHFLRKLVSGAADSSYGIYCARLAGLPGSIIDRAYGLLQDLEKASLHAVAGEAAASLETAWKRDQTKESRDVFQLSMFGEEEEASTRAMAAGKPESAVKASIPDPMKEQILEDIRSADIMNMTPLQAMQLLNELRTKAKQLL comes from the coding sequence ATGGCAAAATACACGCCGATGATTGAACAATACTTAGGCATTAAAGAACAGGCGCGGGATGCGTTTCTTTTTTTCCGTTTAGGAGATTTTTACGAGATGTTCTTTGACGATGCCATTCTGGCATCCAAAGAGCTGGAGATTACATTAACCGGCCGCGAAGGCGGGGGCGGCGACAAGATTCCGATGTGCGGCGTTCCCTTCCACTCGGCCGAGGGCTATATCGTACGTCTGATTGAAAAAGGCTACAAGGTCGCCATCTGCGAGCAAATGGAGGACGCTTCGGTGACCAAGGGGATGGTGCGGCGGGAAATTGTCCGCGTCGTGACGCCGGGCACCATTATGGAAGGGAAGACGGTCGCCGAGAAGGCGAATAACTACATGGTCTGTATCACGTCTCAGGATGCATTAATGGCAATTGCGGCCTGTGACCTATCCACCGGGGAGCTCTATGTGACCTCAATGCCGGCTTCGGAAGAGTGGCTACGGGACGAAATCGGAATCTATGAGCCTTCTGAAATTATTGGTGATGAGTCGCTGCTCAGCGCTGTGGCTTCAAGTGCGCTTCCTTCCGGCCGGCCCGTGCTCTATACGTCCTGGGAACGGAGACAGGATGATCTGGTCTCGGCACAGTTCGGGGACTCCACATGGGCCCGGCTGGATCAGGAACGGCAGAAATGCGTGTCGCTGCTCATCTCATACCTGAATGAGACGCAGAAACGAAGCATGGGACAGTTAACCCGGATATCCTCATATGAGCCCGGTCAATTTATGGTTCTGGATCCGTTCACGCGGAGAAACCTGGAGCTGGTTGAAACGGTTCGGGAGCGCTCCAAGAAGGGCTCGCTCCTGTGGCTGCTGGACCGGACGGAGACCTCCATGGGAGCGCGTCTGCTTCGCCGGTGGATCGATAAGCCGCTGCGCTCGCGCAGCCGTATTGAAGAACGTCTGGAGGCCGTAGAGCGGCTGTATCAGCAATATATTGTCCGGGAGGACCTGCGGGCCGCCCTGAAGGAAATTTATGACCTGGAGCGGCTGGTCGGCAGAATTGCCTTTGGCAGCGCCAATGGCAGGGATATGAACGCCCTGAAGCTGTCTTTGCAGCAGATTCCCGCATTGAAAGAGCTCTGTCAGGATTCAGGCTCGGAGACATTGCAGCGGCTCGCCCAAAGCATGGATATCTGCGGTGATTTATGCGCCCTGATCGGGGACGCCATTGCGGATGATCCTCCGGTGTCTCTGCGTGATGGCGGCATGATCAAGCCAGGCTATCATGAGCGGCTGGACGAGCTGCGCGAGGCAAGCCGGAACGGCAAGCAGTGGATCGCCGAGCTGGAAGCCAGAGAACGTGCGGCGACAGGCATCAAATCGCTCAAAATCGGCTTCAATAAAGTGTTCGGGTACTATATCGAAGTGACCAAATCCAATCTGTCTGCGCTGCCTGAGGGGCGGTATGAACGGAAGCAGACGCTTGCGAACGCGGAGCGTTACGTGACTCCGGAGCTGAAGGAGAAGGAAGGCCTTATTCTGGAAGCCCAAGACAAGATGGTGGATCTGGAGTATGCCTTGTTTACAGAGCTGCGTGAAGCGGTCAATGCCGAGATTGCCCGTCTGCAGAAGCTCGCAGAGCAGGTCGCGGAGATGGACGTATACCAATCTCTTGCTGCAGTCAGCGCAGATCAGCGTTATGTCAAGCCGGAGCTGAGCGATGGATATGATATGAACATTGAGGCCGGCCGGCATCCGGTCGTCGAAGCGGTTATGAAGGATTCTGCCTTTATTTCAAATGGAACCAGCCTCCAGAAGGACGGCTCGTCCATACTGCTGATTACCGGACCGAATATGGCTGGAAAAAGCACCTATATGCGCCAGGTGGCGCTGTTCTCCATCATGGCTCAAATCGGCTGCTTTGTACCTGCAGAGCGGGCTGTGCTACCGCTGGTGGATCGTATCTTTACGCGGATTGGGGCGGCAGATGACCTGATTGGCGGTCAAAGCACATTTATGGTGGAAATGGCAGATATACAGGTCATGACAGAGAAAGCGACACCGAACAGCCTGATTATCATCGATGAGCTGGGACGAGGCACGTCAACGAGTGAGGGTATGGCGATTGCCCAGGCGGTGATTGAGTATGTACATGATGTCATACGCTGTAAAGCTTTGGTCTCCACGCATTTTCATGAGCTTGCCCATTTGGCGGACAGCCTGGACGGTCTCGTCAATTATTCAATGGCCGTGCAGGAGAGCGGGGATCAGGTTCATTTTCTGAGAAAGCTGGTTTCAGGTGCGGCAGACAGCAGTTATGGAATCTACTGTGCCAGATTGGCTGGCCTGCCCGGCAGCATCATTGACCGTGCCTACGGGCTGCTGCAGGATCTGGAGAAGGCCTCTCTGCATGCTGTAGCAGGAGAAGCGGCTGCTTCCCTGGAGACAGCATGGAAGCGGGATCAAACCAAAGAAAGCCGGGATGTATTCCAGCTCTCGATGTTCGGTGAGGAAGAAGAGGCTTCTACCCGAGCGATGGCCGCAGGCAAGCCTGAGTCCGCCGTGAAGGCGTCGATCCCGGACCCTATGAAGGAGCAGATTCTGGAGGATATAAGGTCAGCCGATATTATGAACATGACCCCGCTGCAGGCCATGCAGCTCTTGAACGAGCTGAGAACGAAAGCGAAGCAATTACTATAA
- the mutL gene encoding DNA mismatch repair endonuclease MutL, producing the protein MAKIHILDEHIANQIAAGEVVERPASVVKELVENAMDAGSTVIEVSVEEGGLHSIRVTDNGSGIEPDDCETAFYRHATSKISQGRDLFQITSLGFRGEALPSIAAVSKVTLTTSSNTDGRGRRIVIEGGQLKVNEDTAAPRGTDFIVKELFYNTPARLKYMKTIQTELGHISDYMYRLALSRADIAFTVRHNGNVLLQTMGGGDTRNVIAAIYGTGTAKAMLPIEAEDMDYRISGFISRPDWTRANRNAMSFIVNGRYIRSYALTQAVLRGYHTMLPINRYPLMVMKLDMHPSLVDVNVHPSKLEVRFSKEAELTALIQEAVQKVLMQEVLIPRPAKQHIGKEGAAYIQEQLSFPRQGMGDPQAAAPHHAAKPFEPAEDRSVKEAKATPSKLSEATRQEAGPHAPELREAAAASYDVQKPASRSSSGMPASSGNNFKPGGQRESSLSPAARQVSKDWLQTGGGAAPEIPAFPELSLIGQHHGTYLIAQNDTGLYLIDQHAAHERINYEDYFEKFGRPADASQELLLPITLEFTPSDALKLKERLHWFEQVGVYLEHFGGQTFLVRSHPYWFPKGEERDLIIEMAEWVLQERNIDLSKLREASSIMASCKASIKANQKLTEAESVKLLDRLAACRQPYTCPHGRPIVISFSTYDLEKLFKRVM; encoded by the coding sequence ATGGCCAAAATACACATATTGGACGAGCATATCGCAAACCAGATCGCTGCCGGTGAAGTCGTGGAGCGGCCGGCCTCCGTCGTCAAGGAGCTGGTTGAGAACGCGATGGACGCCGGGAGCACCGTGATTGAGGTGTCCGTGGAAGAAGGCGGCCTGCACAGCATTCGCGTCACCGACAACGGCTCCGGCATTGAGCCTGACGATTGCGAAACCGCCTTTTACCGCCATGCTACCAGCAAGATTTCTCAGGGTAGAGATCTGTTTCAGATTACGAGTCTCGGCTTTCGCGGAGAGGCTCTGCCGTCCATTGCAGCTGTATCCAAGGTGACATTGACGACATCGAGCAATACTGACGGACGGGGACGAAGGATTGTTATTGAAGGCGGGCAGCTGAAGGTGAACGAGGATACGGCGGCGCCGCGTGGTACAGATTTCATCGTGAAGGAATTGTTTTACAATACGCCGGCAAGGCTGAAATATATGAAAACGATCCAGACCGAGCTGGGCCATATCTCGGATTATATGTACCGCCTCGCCCTGTCTCGGGCCGATATTGCGTTTACGGTGCGGCATAACGGCAATGTGCTGCTTCAGACGATGGGCGGTGGAGATACGCGCAATGTCATTGCAGCGATCTACGGGACGGGTACAGCGAAAGCGATGCTGCCCATTGAAGCGGAGGACATGGATTACCGCATTAGCGGCTTTATCAGCCGCCCGGACTGGACAAGAGCGAACCGCAATGCAATGTCCTTTATTGTGAATGGACGGTATATCCGTAGCTACGCCCTGACACAGGCTGTTCTGCGAGGGTATCATACGATGCTCCCGATCAACCGCTACCCGCTTATGGTCATGAAGCTGGACATGCATCCATCTCTGGTGGATGTCAATGTTCACCCTTCCAAGCTGGAGGTGCGTTTCAGCAAGGAGGCAGAACTGACAGCTCTGATTCAGGAGGCTGTTCAAAAGGTGCTGATGCAGGAGGTGCTAATCCCGCGTCCGGCCAAGCAACATATTGGTAAAGAGGGAGCGGCTTATATCCAGGAGCAGCTGTCGTTTCCAAGACAAGGCATGGGTGATCCGCAAGCTGCTGCTCCCCATCACGCAGCCAAGCCTTTTGAACCTGCTGAGGACAGGTCAGTGAAAGAGGCTAAGGCGACCCCATCGAAGCTGTCGGAGGCCACACGGCAGGAGGCGGGGCCGCATGCTCCCGAGCTTCGCGAGGCCGCCGCCGCTTCTTATGACGTACAGAAGCCGGCTTCACGAAGCAGCTCTGGCATGCCGGCTTCAAGCGGCAATAATTTCAAGCCTGGAGGGCAAAGAGAGTCGTCGTTATCGCCAGCGGCGAGACAAGTGTCCAAGGACTGGCTGCAGACTGGGGGCGGTGCGGCACCGGAAATCCCGGCTTTTCCCGAGCTGTCTTTGATCGGGCAGCATCACGGAACGTACTTGATTGCCCAAAACGACACCGGACTGTACCTTATTGATCAGCATGCTGCCCATGAGCGCATTAATTATGAGGATTATTTCGAGAAATTCGGCAGGCCGGCGGACGCTTCACAAGAGCTGCTGCTGCCGATTACCTTGGAATTCACGCCTTCTGACGCCTTGAAGCTGAAGGAACGTCTGCACTGGTTTGAGCAGGTAGGTGTCTATTTGGAGCATTTCGGCGGTCAGACGTTTCTCGTCCGTTCCCATCCCTACTGGTTTCCCAAGGGGGAGGAACGAGATCTTATCATCGAAATGGCGGAGTGGGTGCTGCAGGAGCGCAATATTGATCTCTCCAAGCTGCGGGAGGCTTCGTCGATTATGGCCTCCTGCAAGGCTTCGATTAAGGCGAACCAGAAGCTGACAGAGGCTGAGTCCGTGAAGCTGCTGGATCGTCTTGCGGCCTGCAGACAGCCGTATACGTGTCCTCACGGACGGCCGATCGTCATTTCTTTTTCAACCTATGATCTGGAAAAATTGTTCAAACGAGTGATGTAA
- a CDS encoding class I SAM-dependent methyltransferase: MIITTGEAEAAHLVSRAQCIAAETGCRYVPRSGRSLARLAASSGDEDILILLEGHVRLGGPGKETLEFHPSMGFVRLKRVMRGETDLMLQAARMEEGDSVLDCTAGLGTDALVFSFKAGLSGHVTALESSHPLYVLLKEGLKTYTSHLARSDEAMRRIEVKHSGHLEYLQSLPDKSVDIVYFDPMFRDPLTDSASINPLRHYANGSALDQLSVQEAVRVARKSVVMKEKRNSPEFERLGFEAMARGNSKITYGVIYID, encoded by the coding sequence ATGATTATTACAACAGGTGAGGCTGAAGCGGCACATTTAGTAAGCCGGGCTCAGTGTATTGCAGCAGAAACGGGATGCAGGTACGTGCCCCGCAGCGGACGCTCCTTGGCCCGTCTCGCAGCCAGTAGTGGCGATGAGGATATATTGATACTTCTGGAAGGGCATGTGCGGCTTGGGGGACCCGGGAAGGAAACGCTGGAATTCCATCCCAGCATGGGATTTGTCCGTCTCAAACGCGTCATGCGGGGGGAGACGGACCTTATGCTTCAGGCAGCGCGGATGGAGGAAGGAGATTCTGTTCTGGACTGCACCGCGGGTCTTGGTACGGATGCCCTCGTGTTTTCGTTTAAAGCAGGGCTTTCCGGGCATGTAACGGCTCTTGAAAGCTCTCATCCATTATATGTGCTGCTGAAGGAAGGCCTGAAGACCTATACCAGTCATTTGGCACGGAGTGATGAAGCGATGCGGCGCATTGAGGTCAAGCATAGCGGACATCTGGAATATTTGCAGAGCCTTCCGGACAAGAGCGTGGATATTGTGTATTTTGACCCCATGTTTCGGGATCCATTGACAGATTCGGCCTCTATTAATCCGCTGCGGCATTATGCAAATGGAAGTGCACTAGATCAACTCAGTGTTCAGGAAGCGGTACGGGTGGCCCGTAAGAGTGTTGTGATGAAGGAAAAGCGGAATAGTCCTGAATTCGAACGTCTCGGGTTTGAGGCAATGGCGCGCGGCAATTCAAAAATAACGTACGGAGTGATTTACATTGACTAG
- the miaA gene encoding tRNA (adenosine(37)-N6)-dimethylallyltransferase MiaA gives MTSAARPKLLVLIGPTAVGKTKLSIELAKALNAEIISGDSMQVYRGMDIGTAKITAEEMEGIPHHLIDIHEPDYPYSVAEFQEESVRLIHEISARGKLPFIVGGTGLYIESVCYNYQFSETGSDEAFRQEKFQFAKQHGEAALHQQLVEADPLSAERLHPNDVRRVVRALEIVHLTGVPMSASLQQQKKESPYELCLIGLTMDRQMLYNRIEERIDIMLRQGLVEEVAALMDRGFEPGMVAMQGLGYKEMVSYLRHELTWEEAVTLLKRDTRRFAKRQLSWFRHMKDIQWVDVGEAGNFIESYEKIHAIIAGKLHIHME, from the coding sequence TTGACTAGTGCTGCGAGACCCAAATTGCTGGTTCTGATCGGCCCGACAGCTGTCGGAAAAACGAAGCTGAGCATTGAGCTTGCGAAAGCCTTGAACGCCGAGATCATCTCCGGCGATTCCATGCAGGTGTACCGGGGCATGGATATCGGGACGGCCAAAATTACGGCAGAAGAGATGGAGGGCATCCCGCACCATCTCATTGATATTCATGAACCGGATTATCCCTATTCCGTAGCGGAATTTCAAGAGGAGAGCGTCAGGCTCATCCATGAGATCAGCGCCCGGGGAAAGCTGCCGTTTATAGTGGGCGGCACGGGGCTGTATATCGAGTCGGTGTGTTACAATTACCAGTTCAGTGAGACAGGCTCTGACGAAGCCTTCCGGCAGGAAAAATTTCAATTTGCCAAGCAGCATGGCGAAGCGGCCCTGCATCAGCAGCTGGTCGAGGCAGACCCTCTGAGCGCGGAGAGGCTGCATCCCAATGATGTCCGCCGCGTGGTGCGGGCTCTCGAAATTGTTCATCTGACCGGGGTTCCTATGTCCGCTTCGCTGCAGCAGCAAAAGAAAGAATCTCCCTATGAGCTCTGTTTGATCGGTTTGACAATGGACCGCCAAATGCTATATAACCGTATTGAGGAACGAATCGATATCATGCTGCGACAAGGGCTTGTTGAAGAGGTTGCGGCATTGATGGACCGAGGCTTTGAACCCGGAATGGTGGCCATGCAAGGGCTGGGTTATAAGGAAATGGTGTCGTACTTACGCCATGAGCTGACGTGGGAGGAGGCTGTCACCCTGCTGAAGCGGGATACCCGCCGATTTGCCAAACGCCAGCTGTCCTGGTTCCGCCATATGAAGGATATCCAGTGGGTCGATGTGGGAGAAGCCGGAAATTTTATTGAAAGCTATGAAAAAATCCATGCTATAATAGCAGGAAAGCTTCACATTCATATGGAATAA
- the hfq gene encoding RNA chaperone Hfq: protein MNKSINIQDTFLNQLRKENIPATVYLTNGFQIRGTIKAFDNFTIVIDSDGRQQMVYKHAISTFMPQRNVSLMQEQQGEQ, encoded by the coding sequence ATGAACAAGTCCATCAACATCCAAGATACGTTCTTGAACCAGCTTCGCAAAGAGAACATTCCCGCTACCGTTTACTTAACGAACGGCTTCCAAATCCGCGGAACCATCAAGGCTTTTGACAACTTTACGATTGTGATCGACAGCGACGGCCGTCAGCAAATGGTGTATAAGCATGCGATTTCAACCTTTATGCCGCAGCGCAATGTTTCTCTGATGCAGGAGCAGCAGGGAGAGCAATAA